One window of Polycladomyces subterraneus genomic DNA carries:
- a CDS encoding MFS transporter has protein sequence MSCLINSVMTYWYGFLFFQSIQAVADAMIVPAIVTLIRHHFPDERVGWAFGWFSATLSLATIVGPALGGLILKAYEWHALFLVLAILALISLMLGWIRIPVQTTCEKPSGGASIPWISSLSVLSGIIFLQMFLLEPTNIVLLVTAFLALGVFCYGEACRTPLLPKGFYRNARFLNACVRVFLIFMVINTISLYGPSYLRDVHHWPTDRIGWVILVESLIGMILANLAGRAADRYPLSAMGSGMGLSLLGIVLLLLTAFGIGSIWMFLFIYLLIGVGHTFTMPAQNKIALLSVPRQQTGNYMGLFQMIQFITGSFAAGAFGSWVETGGTGRINTLGFRLMMWICMGLLAGAFVTVLVDRYLSKWRTDQLDAFRVGR, from the coding sequence TTGTCCTGTTTGATCAACAGTGTGATGACCTATTGGTACGGCTTTTTGTTTTTCCAATCGATACAGGCGGTTGCCGATGCGATGATTGTCCCGGCAATTGTGACACTGATTCGGCACCATTTTCCCGACGAGCGGGTGGGGTGGGCGTTCGGCTGGTTTTCCGCCACCTTGTCATTGGCAACCATCGTAGGCCCCGCTTTGGGGGGATTGATTCTCAAAGCCTACGAGTGGCACGCGCTCTTTCTCGTTCTGGCCATTCTCGCCCTGATCAGCCTGATGCTCGGTTGGATTCGCATCCCCGTACAAACGACGTGTGAAAAACCGTCCGGAGGTGCGTCCATCCCCTGGATCAGCAGTTTGTCAGTGTTGTCAGGGATCATCTTCCTGCAAATGTTTTTGTTGGAACCGACCAACATCGTGCTGCTGGTCACAGCATTTTTAGCCCTTGGAGTATTCTGCTACGGGGAGGCATGCCGCACGCCTCTGTTGCCCAAAGGGTTTTATCGGAATGCCCGTTTTCTGAACGCCTGCGTACGTGTCTTTCTGATTTTTATGGTGATCAACACCATCTCCCTTTACGGCCCCAGTTATCTGCGGGATGTTCACCATTGGCCGACGGATCGAATCGGATGGGTGATCCTGGTCGAGTCATTGATCGGCATGATCTTGGCCAATCTGGCTGGAAGGGCGGCGGACCGGTATCCGTTGTCAGCGATGGGAAGCGGTATGGGATTGAGCCTTCTCGGGATCGTCCTGTTATTGTTGACGGCTTTCGGTATCGGTTCCATATGGATGTTTCTCTTCATTTACTTGCTGATCGGAGTCGGACATACCTTCACCATGCCCGCGCAGAACAAAATCGCGTTGCTGAGTGTCCCGAGGCAACAAACGGGCAACTATATGGGACTCTTTCAAATGATTCAGTTTATTACGGGTTCTTTCGCAGCTGGTGCGTTCGGTTCATGGGTGGAGACAGGCGGGACGGGCCGGATCAATACCCTCGGCTTCCGGTTGATGATGTGGATCTGTATGGGTTTATTGGCCGGAGCGTTCGTTACGGTGTTGGTTGATCGGTACCTGTCCAAATGGCGGACAGATCAGCTGGACGCATTCAGAGTTGGCCGTTGA
- the argF gene encoding ornithine carbamoyltransferase yields MSVALVPIQAEPLKGRDCLSLADWKPEEIALILDVAQRLKEKQRRGERYTPLAGKTLAMIFDKPSTRTRVSFETGIAQLGGYALSLNRNELQLGRGETIADTARVLSRYVDGILIRTFAHRTVVELARYAEVPVINGLTDLHHPCQVLADLLTLQEKKGTLDGLKLAFVGDGNNVAHSLLHGCAAMGVHISVAAPEGYQPLSEVVEEAWQIAKDTGAEITITTDPAEAVHQADAVYTDVWASMGQEEEKELRKQIFGGYQVDAELMSKAKPDAVFLHCLPAYRGWEVTADVLDGPQSVVWDQAENRLHAQKALMLLLMG; encoded by the coding sequence ATGAGTGTCGCATTGGTTCCCATACAAGCAGAACCGTTGAAAGGACGGGACTGTCTGTCGCTGGCAGATTGGAAACCGGAGGAAATCGCACTGATTTTGGATGTGGCTCAAAGATTGAAGGAGAAACAGCGTCGCGGAGAGCGCTACACCCCGTTGGCAGGCAAAACGCTGGCCATGATTTTCGACAAACCATCCACCCGGACGCGGGTGTCGTTTGAGACAGGGATCGCCCAACTGGGAGGATATGCGCTCTCATTGAACCGAAATGAACTGCAGTTGGGGCGGGGTGAGACCATCGCGGATACCGCCCGTGTGCTGTCCCGCTATGTGGACGGGATCCTGATTCGCACCTTTGCGCACCGTACCGTGGTCGAATTGGCCCGGTATGCCGAGGTGCCTGTCATCAACGGACTGACCGACCTGCACCATCCGTGTCAGGTGTTGGCCGACCTCCTCACCCTTCAGGAGAAAAAAGGAACGTTGGATGGTTTGAAGCTGGCTTTTGTAGGCGACGGGAACAATGTGGCCCATTCCCTCCTTCACGGTTGCGCCGCGATGGGTGTTCACATCTCCGTCGCCGCTCCGGAAGGTTATCAGCCATTGTCGGAAGTGGTGGAGGAAGCATGGCAGATCGCCAAGGATACGGGGGCTGAGATCACGATTACGACCGACCCCGCCGAAGCGGTCCATCAGGCCGATGCCGTCTATACCGACGTGTGGGCAAGCATGGGGCAGGAGGAGGAAAAGGAGCTCCGCAAACAAATCTTTGGCGGTTATCAGGTGGATGCGGAATTGATGAGCAAGGCGAAGCCAGATGCCGTTTTCCTCCACTGCCTGCCCGCCTATCGCGGATGGGAAGTGACTGCCGACGTATTGGATGGACCACAATCCGTCGTGTGGGATCAGGCGGAAAACCGCCTGCACGCCCAAAAAGCGTTGATGTTGCTATTGATGGGCTGA